The DNA segment catcttcttcatcttcatgatCCGTCTCTTCCATCCCGGGCATTGCTATGGGGTAATCAATTTCTGTGGCAGTTCTATCAAATATGCAAACTTGGAATACAGAATTCCCTTCATATTGAAAAACTAGGAAGTCACCGTAGTCTAAAGAGAAGAACTTAGAGAACTCTGGCCAACCCTTTTCAAACCAAACCTTACCGTTGCACCTTGTCAATTTCACTGGCCACTCAGCACCGCTCGGAAGCTTAAGACAAGCTGAATTTGATATATCTTGTCCATATTTCATGACAAATTTCTTTGGAATACTCTGTACAAAACAAGCACGTCCGACCTAAGATCGTTTACTTTGGGCAGAAACAAATGAATCATGCAATATCATATATAACATGATATTTATAAggggaattttcatatacacccaattttgaagagtggttttaaataaaacccacctGATATTCTTATCTGATaaacatctaaaatgtatcaattatgataaatattatgtcctattttttctaaattttacacaattgccaccgttcaactataacatttaaatataataaataaacttaattgatgttgtcttaaataccttgattatgagtttttcttctaacattaacattttcaatcaatttgcaagaatcatgtagttttctttatttttatgaaaaaatctagattaaaaGAATTCATTCTttaatctatacataaggtaacCCTAAATatataaggtaaaatataatacgAATAAGATATTTgatctaaaccctataccctataccctaaaccctaaaccctaaaccctataccctataccttataccctataccctctaccatataccctataccctcaACCCTATACCTTAATCCTATActctaaacccaattttgagtttcttctttttaggtatattatcatatcataccctacttaataggtacattagaaacgCAAGTAGTagagagtaaaatgttctctcgattaggatgagaaatgatataataatatatctaaaaagaagaaaattaatcaaagaacaagaacgtgtaccttacaattagatATTTTTCGACTATGCAGGAAGACACCCAATAtgagcttaggaatgaaaagtatcatcctattacaaatgacatacttctgtatatagcatatatatatatatatatatatatatatatatatatatatatatatatagtactaNNNNNNNNNNNNNNNNNNNNNNNNNNNNNNNNNNNNNNNNNNNNNNNNNNNNNNNNNNNNNNNNNNNNNNNNNNNNNNNNNNNNNNNNNNNNNNNNNNNNNNNNNNNNNNNNNNNNNNNNNNNNNNNNNNNNNNNNNNNNNNNNNNNNNNNNNNNNNNNNNNNNNNNNNNNNNNNNNNNNNNNNNNNNNNNNNNNNNNNNNNNNNNNNNNNNNNNNNNNNNNNNNNNNNNNNNNNNNNNNNNNNNNNNNNNNNNNNNNNNNNNNNNNNNNNNNNNNNNNNNNNNNNNNNNNNNNNNNNNNNNNNNNNNNNNNNNNNNNNNNNNNNNNNNNNNNNNNNNNNNNNNNNNNNNNNNNNNNNNNNNNNNNNNNNNNNNNNNNNNNNNNNNNNNNNNNNNNNNNNNNNNNNNNNNNNNNNNNNNNNNNNNNNNNNNNNNNNNNNNNN comes from the Fragaria vesca subsp. vesca unplaced genomic scaffold, FraVesHawaii_1.0 scf0513022, whole genome shotgun sequence genome and includes:
- the LOC101293545 gene encoding B3 domain-containing protein At1g49475-like, whose protein sequence is MKYGQDISNSACLKLPSGAEWPVKLTRCNGKVWFEKGWPEFSKFFSLDYGDFLVFQYEGNSVFQVCIFDRTATEIDYPIAMPGMEETDHEDEEDDDISIEMLEDSPPRREVKRENSPLPCPSSYKKIENKLE